A part of Pararhizobium sp. A13 genomic DNA contains:
- a CDS encoding biotin--[acetyl-CoA-carboxylase] ligase: MISEHRIGRLSLDDFRHTALGDVGSTNTECLIRARAGDPGLHWITATRQIEGRGRRGRAWSSEPGNLYASLLLIDPAPMDKLHSLPLAVAVAVHRAIQAVMPPGSNPVSIKWPNDILIAGKKCCGILLEGEGLADGRHALVIGCGINVALAPDHGLYPVTSLQAEGAAVSPEELFAHLFRSMGEALNVWNRGQGIAEIIAEWRSAAGGIGQKITVNLPDRSLSGRFEGIDEDGRLMLDVGAGMVHRIAAGDVFFG, translated from the coding sequence TTGATCAGCGAGCACCGGATCGGCAGGCTCTCGCTCGATGACTTCCGGCACACTGCCCTTGGCGATGTCGGGTCGACGAACACCGAATGCCTGATCCGCGCCCGCGCCGGTGATCCGGGACTCCACTGGATCACCGCGACACGGCAGATCGAGGGGCGGGGGCGGCGCGGCCGGGCCTGGTCCTCGGAACCAGGCAATCTCTATGCGTCGCTGCTGCTGATCGACCCGGCGCCGATGGACAAGCTTCATTCCCTGCCGCTCGCTGTTGCCGTCGCAGTGCATCGGGCGATCCAGGCGGTCATGCCGCCGGGATCCAACCCGGTCTCGATCAAATGGCCCAACGACATTCTGATTGCGGGCAAGAAGTGCTGCGGTATCCTGCTCGAAGGCGAGGGGTTGGCTGACGGCAGGCACGCGCTGGTCATCGGTTGCGGCATCAATGTCGCGCTGGCGCCGGACCACGGGCTTTATCCCGTGACCAGCCTGCAGGCAGAAGGCGCAGCAGTTTCACCGGAAGAATTGTTTGCCCATTTGTTTCGCAGCATGGGCGAGGCATTGAATGTCTGGAACCGCGGGCAGGGCATAGCCGAGATTATTGCAGAATGGCGGTCCGCAGCAGGCGGTATAGGCCAGAAGATCACGGTCAACCTGCCGGACCGCTCGCTTTCCGGACGGTTCGAAGGCATAGATGAAGACGGCCGGCTGATGCTCGATGTCGGAGCAGGCATGGTCCACCGCATCGCCGCGGGCGATGTATTTTTTGGATGA
- a CDS encoding ribonuclease J produces MSKQDELVFLPLGGVGEIGMNLALYGYGAPSSRQWIMVDCGVTFPGPDLPGVDLVLPDIRFLAEERKNLKGIIITHAHEDHYGALADLWPGLNVPVYASPFTDGMLDAKRNFERTRADVPITIFKQGDRINVGPFEIEAVGVNHSIPEPMSLVIRTPLGNIVHTGDWKIDHAPSLGPLTDEARFRAIGDEGVLALMCDSTNAMRDGVSPQEEEVSASLTKIIENATGRVAITTFSSNVGRIRSIAKASASAGREVLLLGSSMKRVCDVARDVGLMEGLNPFIAEDEFGYIPRDKVVVILTGSQGESRAALAKISRDEMRNVAFTAGDTVVFSSRAIPGNEKAINDIKNGLVEQGIHIVTDSEALVHVSGHPRRHELQQMYEWTRPQILVPVHGEAAHLTAQTELGLQSGIKTVPRVRNGDILRLAPGPATVIGTAPHGRIYKDGSLIGDFDEMGIGERRKLSFAGHVSVNVVLDERYDFNADPDVVTIGLPEFDDEGEDMNDTLYDAVLGAVESIPRGKRKDLAMVQEAVRRAVRGTANEVWGKKPVVTVFINKL; encoded by the coding sequence ATGAGCAAACAAGACGAACTCGTCTTCCTGCCGCTGGGCGGAGTTGGGGAAATCGGCATGAACCTGGCCCTTTACGGCTATGGTGCGCCCTCCAGCCGTCAGTGGATCATGGTCGATTGCGGCGTGACCTTTCCGGGGCCGGACCTGCCAGGTGTTGATCTGGTTCTGCCGGATATCCGATTTCTGGCAGAGGAACGCAAGAACCTCAAGGGCATCATCATCACCCATGCCCATGAAGACCACTACGGCGCGCTCGCCGATCTCTGGCCGGGCCTGAACGTGCCTGTCTATGCGTCGCCGTTTACAGACGGCATGCTTGACGCCAAACGCAATTTCGAGCGGACGCGCGCCGACGTGCCGATCACGATCTTCAAGCAGGGCGACCGGATCAATGTCGGTCCGTTCGAGATTGAAGCGGTCGGCGTCAACCATTCGATCCCCGAGCCGATGTCGCTGGTCATCCGCACGCCGCTCGGCAATATCGTCCATACCGGCGACTGGAAGATCGATCATGCGCCTTCACTTGGTCCGTTGACGGACGAGGCGCGGTTCCGCGCGATCGGCGACGAGGGCGTGCTCGCGCTGATGTGCGACAGCACCAATGCGATGCGCGATGGCGTATCGCCCCAGGAAGAGGAGGTTTCGGCGAGCCTCACCAAGATCATCGAGAACGCCACCGGCCGCGTCGCGATCACCACCTTCTCGTCCAATGTCGGCCGTATCCGCTCAATCGCCAAGGCATCCGCCTCCGCCGGTCGCGAAGTCCTTTTGCTCGGTAGTTCAATGAAGCGCGTCTGCGACGTCGCCCGCGATGTCGGCCTGATGGAAGGATTGAACCCGTTCATCGCCGAAGACGAATTCGGCTATATCCCGCGCGACAAGGTCGTTGTCATCCTCACCGGCAGCCAGGGAGAATCCCGTGCGGCGCTGGCAAAGATTTCTCGTGACGAGATGCGCAACGTTGCCTTCACGGCTGGCGATACCGTGGTGTTTTCTTCCCGCGCCATTCCCGGCAACGAGAAGGCGATCAACGACATCAAGAATGGCCTCGTCGAGCAGGGCATCCATATCGTCACAGACTCGGAAGCCCTCGTGCATGTTTCCGGCCACCCCCGCCGTCACGAGTTGCAGCAAATGTACGAATGGACGCGGCCGCAGATCCTCGTGCCGGTTCACGGTGAGGCGGCGCATCTGACGGCCCAGACCGAACTCGGCCTGCAATCCGGCATCAAGACGGTTCCGCGCGTGCGCAATGGCGACATCCTGCGGCTTGCGCCCGGTCCGGCAACGGTGATCGGCACGGCGCCGCATGGCCGTATCTACAAGGATGGCAGCCTGATCGGCGACTTCGACGAGATGGGCATCGGCGAGCGCCGCAAGCTTTCTTTTGCCGGCCATGTGTCGGTCAATGTCGTGCTTGACGAACGGTATGATTTCAACGCCGATCCCGATGTCGTCACCATCGGTCTGCCCGAGTTCGATGACGAGGGTGAGGATATGAACGATACGCTCTATGATGCCGTGCTTGGCGCCGTCGAAAGCATCCCGCGCGGCAAGCGCAAGGATCTCGCCATGGTACAGGAAGCGGTTCGACGCGCGGTTCGCGGCACGGCCAATGAGGTCTGGGGCAAGAAACCGGTCGTCACCGTGTTCATTAACAAGCTCTGA
- the mce gene encoding methylmalonyl-CoA epimerase codes for MLGRVNHIALAVPNLIEAAEKYRSVLGASVTAPDALPEHGVSVVFVTLANTKVELLEPLGEDSPIAAFLAKNPAGGMHHICYEVDDIVAARDSLVAAGGRVLGDGQPKIGAHGKPVLFLHPKDFFGTLIELEQV; via the coding sequence ATGCTTGGACGTGTCAATCACATTGCGCTGGCCGTTCCAAACCTCATCGAGGCGGCGGAAAAATACCGCTCGGTGCTGGGTGCCTCGGTAACGGCGCCGGATGCCTTGCCTGAGCACGGTGTCAGCGTGGTTTTCGTCACGCTTGCAAACACCAAGGTGGAACTGCTGGAGCCGCTGGGTGAGGACTCGCCGATTGCAGCCTTCCTTGCCAAGAACCCCGCCGGCGGCATGCATCATATCTGCTACGAGGTCGATGATATTGTAGCAGCGCGCGACAGCCTTGTTGCTGCGGGGGGACGCGTTCTTGGCGACGGCCAGCCGAAGATCGGCGCGCATGGAAAGCCTGTGCTCTTCCTTCACCCCAAGGATTTCTTCGGGACGCTGATCGAACTGGAGCAGGTGTGA
- a CDS encoding DUF1467 family protein, protein MPIFSIFAIYFIIWWLTLFIVLPIGLRTQAEENEVVPGSVESAPARFRALRVFLLTSVLAAIIHFAWYILSVRLGYGLDAIPQFAPKFY, encoded by the coding sequence ATGCCGATCTTTTCCATCTTTGCGATCTACTTCATCATCTGGTGGTTGACGCTGTTCATTGTCCTGCCGATCGGCCTGCGCACCCAAGCCGAGGAGAACGAGGTCGTGCCAGGCAGCGTCGAGAGCGCGCCGGCGCGCTTCCGGGCGCTGCGGGTTTTTCTGCTGACCTCGGTGCTTGCGGCCATTATCCACTTCGCGTGGTATATCCTCTCCGTGCGCCTTGGCTACGGTTTGGACGCAATCCCCCAATTCGCGCCAAAATTCTACTGA
- the proS gene encoding proline--tRNA ligase has translation MRLSRFFMPILKENPKEAEIVSHRLMLRAGMVRQQSAGIYTWLPLGKRVLDKVNAIIREEQNRAGAVELLMPTLQSAELWQESGRYDAYGKEMLRIKDRQERPMLYGPTNEEMITDVFRSYVKSYKDLPLNLYHIQLKFRDEIRPRFGTMRSREFLMKDAYSFDLNREGAVDSYNRMFAAYLRTFSRMGLRAIPMRADTGPIGGDLSHEFIILADTGESEVFCHKDFLNFDIPAEDTNFWDAAAMKAIFDKWTSLYAATSEMHDEAAFNAVDDASKVSARGIEVGHIFYFGTKYSEAMGARVQGPDGKEHTVHMGSYGIGPTRLVPAIIEASHDENGIIWPASIAPFDAVVINMKSGDAACDTACETIYGALNKAGLDPLYDDKDDRAGTKFATADLIGVPMQIIVGPRSVGTGEVELKDRKSGARETLTIEAAINKLTASK, from the coding sequence ATGCGCCTGTCCCGCTTTTTCATGCCCATTCTGAAGGAAAACCCGAAGGAAGCGGAGATCGTGTCGCATCGCCTGATGCTGCGTGCCGGCATGGTTCGACAGCAGTCGGCTGGCATCTATACCTGGCTGCCGCTGGGTAAGCGGGTGCTGGACAAGGTCAACGCCATCATCCGCGAGGAACAGAACCGGGCAGGCGCCGTCGAATTGTTGATGCCGACGCTGCAATCGGCCGAACTCTGGCAGGAAAGCGGCCGTTACGACGCTTACGGCAAGGAAATGCTGCGCATCAAGGACCGCCAGGAACGGCCGATGCTCTACGGTCCGACCAACGAGGAGATGATCACGGATGTGTTCCGCTCCTATGTGAAGTCCTACAAGGACCTGCCGCTCAATCTCTACCATATCCAGCTGAAATTCCGCGACGAGATCCGCCCGCGTTTCGGCACCATGCGCTCGCGCGAGTTTCTGATGAAGGACGCCTATTCCTTCGATCTCAACCGCGAAGGCGCGGTGGATTCCTATAACCGGATGTTTGCCGCCTATCTGCGTACCTTCTCACGCATGGGTCTGCGGGCCATACCGATGCGTGCGGACACCGGTCCCATTGGCGGTGACCTCAGCCACGAATTCATCATCCTCGCCGATACCGGTGAATCGGAAGTCTTCTGCCACAAGGATTTCCTGAACTTCGACATTCCGGCCGAAGATACGAATTTCTGGGACGCAGCTGCAATGAAGGCGATCTTCGACAAGTGGACGTCGCTCTATGCCGCCACCTCGGAGATGCACGACGAGGCCGCCTTCAACGCTGTCGATGACGCCTCGAAGGTTTCCGCGCGCGGCATCGAGGTCGGCCATATCTTTTATTTCGGCACCAAGTATTCCGAAGCCATGGGCGCCCGGGTTCAAGGCCCCGACGGCAAGGAACATACCGTGCATATGGGCTCCTACGGCATCGGCCCGACCCGGCTGGTTCCGGCGATCATCGAGGCCTCGCATGATGAAAACGGCATCATCTGGCCGGCTTCGATCGCGCCCTTCGATGCGGTCGTGATCAACATGAAATCCGGCGACGCTGCCTGCGACACAGCCTGCGAAACCATTTATGGTGCGCTCAACAAGGCGGGCCTTGATCCCCTCTATGACGACAAGGATGACCGCGCCGGCACCAAGTTTGCCACGGCCGACCTGATCGGCGTGCCGATGCAGATCATTGTCGGTCCGCGTTCCGTCGGAACCGGCGAGGTCGAGCTCAAGGATCGCAAGAGCGGCGCCCGCGAGACATTGACCATCGAGGCTGCGATCAACAAGCTGACTGCGTCGAAATAA
- a CDS encoding lipoprotein-releasing ABC transporter permease subunit, with product MSATTLEQDKAAAAVQPPSSRPFSTFERMVAWRYLRSRRKEAFISVIAGFSFIGIMLGVATLIIVMAVMNGFRTELISRILGINGHMIVQPLDGPLDNYADLATKFSGVKGVTMAIPMIEGQTLASGPGGAGTGALVRGVRADDLVKMKSISDHIQSGDLVGFAAGTGVAIGSRMAEQLGITAGGTITLVAPEGDVTPMGVNPRVKSYTVSAIFEIGMSEYDASIIFMPLEEAQLYFNAEGIAQSIELFVTNPDLVDDLRQPIEDAAGRQVLISDWRDRNKTFFSALQVERNVMFMILTLIVLVAALNIVSGLIMLVKDKGSDIAILRTMGASSGSIMRIFFMTGAAIGIVGTLAGVLLGIIVCLNVESIRQFFSWISGTTLFNPELYFLSQLPADMNPGETISVVVMAISLSFLATIFPAWRASRLDPVQALRYE from the coding sequence ATGAGCGCCACCACGCTAGAGCAGGACAAGGCAGCGGCCGCCGTTCAGCCGCCGTCGAGCCGTCCGTTTTCGACGTTCGAGCGCATGGTGGCCTGGCGCTATCTGCGCTCGCGGCGCAAGGAAGCGTTCATTTCGGTGATCGCCGGCTTTTCCTTCATCGGCATCATGCTTGGCGTGGCAACCTTGATCATCGTCATGGCGGTGATGAACGGCTTTCGCACCGAGCTCATCTCGCGCATTCTCGGCATCAACGGCCACATGATCGTGCAGCCGCTCGACGGGCCGCTGGACAACTATGCGGACCTGGCGACGAAATTTTCCGGCGTCAAGGGCGTCACCATGGCGATCCCGATGATCGAGGGCCAGACGCTTGCCTCGGGTCCGGGTGGGGCAGGCACCGGTGCTTTGGTCCGCGGCGTGCGGGCCGACGATCTCGTCAAGATGAAATCCATCAGCGACCACATCCAGTCCGGCGATCTGGTCGGCTTTGCCGCCGGAACCGGCGTCGCCATCGGCTCGCGCATGGCCGAACAGCTCGGCATCACGGCGGGCGGCACCATCACGCTGGTGGCGCCCGAAGGCGACGTTACCCCGATGGGCGTCAACCCGCGCGTCAAATCCTACACCGTCTCGGCGATCTTCGAGATCGGCATGTCGGAATATGACGCCTCGATCATCTTCATGCCTCTTGAGGAGGCGCAGCTCTATTTCAACGCCGAAGGCATCGCCCAGTCGATAGAACTCTTCGTTACCAATCCGGATCTGGTTGATGACCTGCGCCAGCCGATCGAAGACGCAGCTGGCCGTCAGGTGCTGATCAGCGACTGGCGCGACCGCAACAAGACGTTCTTCTCCGCCCTTCAGGTCGAGCGCAACGTCATGTTCATGATCCTGACGCTGATCGTGCTGGTGGCGGCACTCAACATCGTCTCCGGCCTGATCATGCTGGTGAAGGACAAGGGCAGCGACATCGCTATCCTGCGCACCATGGGCGCGTCCTCCGGTTCTATCATGCGCATCTTCTTCATGACGGGTGCGGCGATCGGTATCGTCGGCACACTCGCGGGTGTTCTTCTCGGCATCATCGTCTGCCTCAATGTCGAATCCATCCGGCAGTTCTTTTCCTGGATTTCGGGCACGACGCTGTTCAACCCCGAACTCTATTTCTTGAGCCAGCTTCCGGCCGACATGAACCCTGGCGAGACCATTTCGGTCGTCGTCATGGCGATCAGCCTGTCCTTCCTTGCCACGATCTTTCCGGCCTGGCGCGCCTCGCGCCTCGATCCGGTTCAGGCTCTGCGCTACGAATAA
- a CDS encoding ABC transporter ATP-binding protein produces MNARVALQLSGVERHYTQGEGVLSILKGADFSLHGGQTVALVAPSGTGKSTLLHLAGLLERPDAGEVLINGQSCGTLGDEQRTAIRRNDIGFVYQFHHLLPEFTAIENIMMPQLIAGLAKAEARERAAALLDYMRIGHRAEHRPSELSGGEQQRVAIARAVANAPLVLLADEPTGNLDPETAGYVFEALEALVRQSGLAAMIATHNYELASRMDRRVTIEDGKVVEL; encoded by the coding sequence ATGAATGCGCGCGTGGCATTGCAGCTTTCCGGCGTCGAGCGTCATTACACCCAGGGCGAGGGGGTTCTGTCGATCCTCAAGGGGGCGGACTTTTCCCTGCATGGGGGGCAGACGGTCGCGCTCGTAGCGCCGTCGGGCACCGGCAAGTCGACGCTTTTGCATCTGGCAGGGCTGCTCGAGCGGCCGGATGCCGGCGAGGTGCTGATCAATGGCCAATCCTGCGGCACGCTCGGCGACGAGCAACGCACGGCGATCCGCCGTAACGACATCGGCTTCGTCTACCAGTTCCACCATCTGCTGCCGGAATTCACGGCGATCGAAAACATCATGATGCCGCAGCTGATCGCCGGCCTCGCGAAGGCCGAGGCGCGTGAACGGGCCGCTGCGCTGCTCGACTATATGCGCATCGGCCATCGCGCCGAGCATCGCCCCTCGGAGCTCTCGGGTGGTGAACAGCAGCGCGTCGCGATCGCCCGCGCCGTCGCCAATGCGCCTCTGGTGCTGCTGGCCGACGAGCCGACCGGCAATCTTGATCCGGAAACCGCTGGCTACGTCTTCGAGGCACTGGAGGCTCTGGTCCGCCAGTCCGGCCTTGCGGCCATGATCGCCACGCACAACTATGAGCTCGCCTCGCGCATGGACCGCCGCGTCACCATCGAGGACGGCAAGGTCGTCGAGCTGTAA
- the dnaE gene encoding DNA polymerase III subunit alpha has protein sequence MADATGDKRQDSSVSGNASPQFVHLRVHSAFSLLEGALPIKKIIGKAVADGQPAIGIADTNNLFAALEFSQKCMDDGLQPLIGCQLSIDMEDEAEGDKRGHAQHLAKLPAIVLIAATDAGYVRLVDIVSRAYLGGEGNQSVRIALSWLQEGGTEGLIALTGASGGPVDMALKSGHAALAETRLKTLAALFGNRLYVELQRHGKYDRRHEGRIIDLAYKLDLPLVATNEPFFPSPAEFEAHDALMAVAHNAMVSDDSRFRLTPDHYLKSRKDMAALFADLPEALENTIEIARRCAFVLKTRGPILPRFTGASDDPKEAERAEALELRRQAVEGLEDRLQKLGLSPGYTEADYRERLDFELSVIEKMKFPGYFLIVADFIKWAKLQDIPVGPGRGSGAGSLVAYALTITDVDPLRFSLLFERFLNPDRVSMPDFDIDFCQDRREEVIRYVQRKYGREQVAQIITFGSLQARAALRDVGRVLEMPYGQVDKICKLVPNNPANPTPLSKAIEEEPRFQEEVDKEPVIGRLLDIAQKIEGLYRHASTHAAGIVIGDRPLSQLVPMYRDPRSDMPVTQFNMKWVEQAGLVKFDFLGLKTLTVLKVAVDFIKKRDIEVKLEALPLDDQKTYEMLSKGDTVGVFQVESAGMRKALIGMRPDCIEDIIALVALYRPGPMENIPVYNARKHGEEEIESIHPKIDYLLKETQGVIVYQEQVMQIAQVLSGYSLGEADLLRRAMGKKIKEEMDKQRARFVDGAVANGVSKAQSDMIFDLLAKFANYGFNKSHAAAYAIVSYQTAYLKAHYPVEFLAASMTLDMSNTDKINDFRQDAARLGIAVIPPSVQSSFRRFETGDNRIYYSLAAIKGVGEAAVDHIVEVRGDEPFASLEDFCLRIDPKLLNRRVFESLICAGAFDCFGYDRAELVGGLDRILGFAQIAQANKVSGQSDMFGAGAATGPEKISLPAYAPWLASEKLHREFQVLGFYLSAHPLDTYNDLLAKIRVQTFADFAASVKKGATAGRLAGTVTSKQERKTRTGNKMGIIAFSDSTGQFEAVLFSEALNQYRDLLEPGKSLVMTVQAEERPEGIGLRIQTLQSLEERSLQLQKALRVYVRDSGPLRSVATHLNMRGDGLVSFIVIKDNGQREIEVELSEKYRISVEIAAALRTAPGVIDVELV, from the coding sequence ATGGCGGACGCAACAGGCGACAAGCGACAGGATAGCAGCGTTTCAGGCAACGCGTCGCCGCAATTCGTTCATCTTCGCGTTCATTCGGCATTCTCGCTGCTCGAAGGCGCTTTACCGATCAAGAAGATCATCGGCAAGGCCGTTGCAGACGGTCAGCCGGCGATCGGCATCGCCGATACCAACAATCTGTTTGCAGCGCTCGAATTCTCGCAGAAATGCATGGACGATGGCCTGCAGCCCCTGATCGGCTGCCAGCTGTCGATCGACATGGAGGATGAGGCCGAAGGCGACAAGCGCGGACACGCGCAGCACTTGGCGAAACTTCCGGCGATCGTGCTGATCGCGGCGACGGATGCCGGCTATGTCCGTCTCGTCGATATCGTCAGCCGCGCCTATCTCGGCGGCGAAGGCAACCAGTCAGTCCGCATTGCGCTGTCCTGGCTGCAGGAAGGCGGGACGGAGGGGTTGATTGCGCTCACCGGCGCGTCGGGTGGACCGGTCGACATGGCCCTGAAATCGGGTCATGCAGCTCTGGCTGAGACGCGGTTGAAAACGCTGGCCGCTTTGTTCGGCAACCGCCTTTACGTCGAGCTTCAGCGTCACGGCAAATACGACCGCCGCCACGAAGGGCGGATCATCGATCTTGCCTACAAGCTCGATCTGCCGCTGGTGGCGACCAACGAGCCGTTCTTTCCGTCGCCGGCCGAATTCGAGGCGCATGACGCGCTGATGGCTGTCGCGCACAATGCGATGGTGTCGGATGACAGCCGCTTCCGCCTGACGCCGGATCACTACCTGAAAAGCCGCAAGGACATGGCGGCTTTGTTTGCCGATCTGCCGGAAGCTCTGGAAAACACGATCGAGATCGCCAGGCGCTGCGCGTTTGTCTTGAAGACGCGCGGACCGATCCTGCCGCGCTTCACCGGCGCATCCGATGATCCGAAGGAAGCCGAGCGCGCCGAGGCGCTGGAACTGCGCCGCCAGGCCGTCGAGGGACTGGAAGACCGGCTGCAGAAGCTTGGACTTTCCCCCGGCTACACCGAGGCGGACTATCGCGAGCGGCTCGACTTCGAGCTCAGCGTCATTGAGAAGATGAAGTTCCCGGGTTACTTCCTGATCGTTGCCGACTTCATCAAATGGGCAAAGCTTCAGGATATCCCGGTCGGCCCGGGCCGCGGCTCGGGGGCGGGATCGCTGGTCGCCTATGCGCTGACCATCACCGACGTCGATCCCCTGCGTTTCTCGCTGCTGTTCGAACGCTTCCTCAATCCGGACCGCGTCTCGATGCCCGACTTCGACATCGATTTCTGCCAGGACCGCCGCGAAGAGGTGATCCGCTACGTCCAGCGCAAGTATGGCCGCGAGCAGGTGGCGCAGATCATCACCTTCGGATCGCTGCAGGCGCGCGCCGCCCTACGCGACGTCGGCCGCGTTCTCGAAATGCCCTATGGCCAGGTCGACAAGATCTGCAAGCTCGTGCCGAACAATCCGGCCAATCCGACACCTTTGTCGAAGGCGATCGAGGAGGAGCCGCGCTTCCAGGAAGAGGTCGACAAGGAACCGGTGATCGGCCGCCTGCTCGATATCGCCCAGAAGATCGAGGGTCTCTACCGCCACGCGTCCACCCATGCCGCCGGCATCGTCATTGGCGACCGGCCGCTGTCGCAGCTGGTGCCGATGTACCGCGATCCGCGCTCGGACATGCCGGTCACCCAGTTCAACATGAAATGGGTCGAGCAGGCCGGTCTCGTCAAGTTCGACTTCCTCGGCCTGAAGACGCTGACGGTGCTTAAAGTCGCTGTCGATTTCATCAAGAAGCGCGACATCGAGGTCAAGCTCGAAGCGCTGCCGCTCGACGACCAGAAAACCTACGAGATGCTGTCGAAGGGCGACACGGTCGGCGTGTTTCAGGTGGAAAGTGCCGGCATGCGCAAGGCCCTGATCGGCATGCGGCCGGACTGCATCGAGGACATCATTGCGCTCGTGGCGCTGTATCGTCCGGGTCCGATGGAAAACATCCCGGTCTACAACGCCCGCAAGCATGGCGAGGAGGAGATCGAATCGATCCATCCGAAGATCGATTACCTCTTGAAGGAGACGCAGGGCGTTATCGTCTATCAGGAACAGGTGATGCAGATCGCCCAGGTGCTGTCGGGCTATTCGCTCGGCGAAGCCGACCTTCTGCGCCGCGCCATGGGCAAGAAGATCAAGGAGGAGATGGACAAGCAGCGCGCCCGTTTCGTCGACGGCGCCGTCGCCAACGGTGTGTCCAAGGCGCAGTCTGACATGATCTTCGATCTTCTGGCCAAGTTCGCCAACTACGGCTTCAACAAGTCGCACGCGGCTGCCTATGCTATCGTCTCCTATCAGACCGCCTATCTGAAGGCGCATTATCCGGTCGAGTTTCTGGCAGCGTCGATGACGCTCGACATGTCGAACACCGACAAGATCAACGATTTCCGTCAGGATGCGGCGCGCCTTGGTATCGCCGTCATCCCGCCGTCGGTCCAGTCGTCGTTCCGACGGTTCGAGACGGGTGACAACCGCATCTACTACTCGCTGGCCGCCATCAAGGGTGTCGGCGAGGCAGCGGTCGATCACATCGTCGAGGTGCGCGGCGACGAACCCTTCGCAAGTCTCGAGGACTTCTGCCTCCGGATCGATCCGAAGCTTCTCAACCGCCGCGTCTTCGAAAGCCTGATCTGCGCCGGCGCCTTCGATTGTTTCGGCTACGACCGCGCCGAACTCGTGGGTGGTCTCGACCGCATCCTCGGTTTTGCGCAGATCGCCCAGGCGAACAAGGTCAGCGGCCAGAGCGACATGTTCGGAGCAGGCGCAGCCACCGGGCCAGAAAAGATCAGCCTGCCGGCCTATGCGCCCTGGCTGGCGTCGGAAAAGCTGCACCGCGAGTTCCAGGTGCTGGGCTTCTATCTCTCCGCCCATCCGCTCGACACCTATAACGACCTGCTCGCCAAGATTCGCGTCCAGACCTTTGCCGATTTTGCTGCCTCCGTGAAAAAAGGCGCGACCGCCGGCCGGCTTGCGGGAACAGTGACCTCCAAGCAGGAACGCAAGACCCGCACCGGCAACAAGATGGGCATTATCGCGTTCTCCGATTCCACCGGCCAGTTCGAGGCGGTGCTCTTTTCCGAGGCGCTCAACCAGTATCGCGACCTGCTGGAGCCAGGCAAATCGCTGGTGATGACCGTACAGGCCGAAGAGCGGCCCGAAGGCATTGGCTTGCGCATCCAGACGCTGCAATCTCTGGAGGAGCGCTCGCTGCAGCTGCAGAAGGCGCTCAGGGTCTATGTCCGCGATTCCGGCCCCCTGCGCTCCGTCGCTACACATCTGAACATGCGCGGCGACGGCCTGGTGTCCTTCATCGTCATCAAGGACAATGGCCAGCGCGAGATCGAGGTGGAGCTCAGCGAGAAATACCGGATCTCGGTCGAGATCGCAGCCGCGCTCCGAACAGCGCCCGGCGTGATCGACGTCGAACTGGTGTAA